A region from the Bactrocera dorsalis isolate Fly_Bdor chromosome 1, ASM2337382v1, whole genome shotgun sequence genome encodes:
- the LOC105233575 gene encoding lysine-specific demethylase 6A isoform X3, with translation MLKVFGEYKLSLKHLKLAQIDNSPCTFSKLQIKFHIAHLYEVHNKHKAAKEAYEHLLNSKELTLELKADIYRQLGWMYHCVESLGDKKQRDNYAIICLQKSIEANPKSGQSLYLLGRCYAGINKVHDAFIAYRNSVEKSEGNADTWCSIGVLYQQQSQPTDALQAYICAVQLDKNHKAAWTNLGILYESCGQPRDAYACYLNATRSIKNNTQPKATVNDSKAGNLNLKLRTTGNLTSRECQGLGKGLSQRIKFLETQLAQAPMPSITSKRRQLCSIEEAWNLPISLEMSSRQQHQQATQVQQRQYGKSAHGSVIQGPPPPYPHTHQNINNVPTKRFKDEALQQTESGNRPAQPAFFLSQQQLQTLQFLQQNQSTLNHQEQALFQQLSSQYRLMQQYQQAMRQQNTCQLPQNVQAQQLQSPSLQPATGQPIHSTASSSLTTGNITEATSSTNAPPAYAGTRDDQTKAVVPKPSTSSIESGVLTQLSPSNDQLGVSDQELQVFLSQKGLTSTFAEDLLKTFNPDNLDIKEEDIDGTTEDLFNGLDKNLSTADKSNTRTSIASGQQPTGETNSTETAGAVKEETDAEQNSADIKSENFHGDEYDDRDKYDDDLEEPSKFSIQMDSKQLIAAVKNLSLEEPPPHCSVLHINAPPPSPPDCPPQRLTREQLLPPTPSVHLENKKHAFSPQLQEFCLKHPIAVVRGLAGALKLDLGLFSTKTLVEANPDHSVEVRTQVHQSPDENWDASQAKRVWACISHRSHTTIAKYAQYQASSFQDSLKDEHDKGPTGVPTMSDSDSKDSVSNSNVSGKRKKLKNGNKMLRFGTNVDLSDERKWRSQLAELQKLPAFARVISAANMLSHVGHVILGMNTVQLYMKVPGSRTPGHQENNNFCSININIGPGDCEWFAVPDAYWGGIHNLCEKNNISYLHGSWWPVLEDLYKENIPVYRFIQRPGDLVWVNAGCVHWVQSVGWCNNIAWNVGPLTARQYSLAVERYEWNKLQNFKSIVPMVHLSWNLARNIKVSDPKLFELVKMCLLQTLKNVVHTLEYVKSKGVEVRFHGRGKNEASHYCGQCEVEVFNILFIREQEKRHVVHCMACARKLSPNLQGIVCLEEYRLSELLQIYDAFALYKVPQTLPQSPNSSNI, from the exons ATGCTAAAAGTCTTTGGGGAGTATAAACTATCACTTAAACATTTGAAGTTAGCCCAAATTGACAATTCTCCATGTACATTTTCTAAACTACaaa taaaatttcaCATTGCCCATCTATATGAAGTTCATAATAAGCATAAAGCGGCCAAAGAGGCCTACGAGCATCTTCTTAATAGTAAAGAGCTGACATTGGAATTGAAAGCAGATATATATAGACAattag GATGGATGTATCATTGTGTGGAATCATTAGGAGATAAAAAACAACGAGATAATTATGCAATAATATGTTTACAAAAGTCAATTGAAGCAAATCCGAAATCAGGACAATCACTGTATTTATTAGGCAGATGTTATGCGGGTATTAATAAAGTTCACGACGCATTCATAGCTTACAGAAACTCTGTGGAAAAGAGTGAAGGAAACGCCGATACATGGTGTTCTATcgg AGTATTATATCAGCAGCAAAGTCAACCGACAGACGCGCTTCAAGCGTATATATGTGCAGTTCAACTCGACAAGAATCATAAGGCGGCGTGGACAAACCTAGGAATATTGTATGAGAGTTGTGGTCAACCAAGAGATGCGTATGCATGTTATTTAAATGCAACAAgaagtataaaaaat AATACCCAACCAAAGGCTACAGTTAACGATAGCAAAGCTGGAAATTTAAATCTTAAACTACGTACCACAGGAAACTTAACTTCACGAGAGTGTCAAGGCTTGGGTAAAGGATTGTCTCAAcgtataaaatttttagaaactcAATTAGCCCAAGCGCCTATGCCAAGTATTACTTCAAAAAGAAGACAACTTTGTTCAATTGAAGAAGCTTGGAATTTACCAATTTCATTGGAAATGAGTTCGAGGCAACAACACCAGCAAGCTACACAAGTGCAGCAACGTCAATATGGCAAAAGTGCTCACGGTTCG GTAATTCAGGGCCCACCACCACCATATCCACATACACATCAGAATATAAATAATGTACCAACAAAGCGTTTCAAAGATGAAGCCCTCCAACAAACCGAGTCCGGCAATCGCCCAGCGCAACCGGCTTTCTTCCTTtcacagcaacaactacaaactttacaatttttgcaacaaaaccAAAGCACACTTAATCATCAAGAGCAGGCGTTGTTCCAACAACTCAGCAGTCAATATCGCCTTatgcaacaatatcaacaaGCAATGAGACAGCAGAACACGTGTCAATTGCCGCAAAATGTACAAGCGCAACAATTGCAATCGCCGTCGCTGCAACCAGCGACAGGACAACCTATACACTCCACAGCGTCATCTTCGTTAACGACTGGAAATATAACTGAAGCGACGTCGAGTACGAATGCACCTCCCGCATACGCTGGAACGCGTGATGATCAAACAAAAGCAGTCGTGCCGAAGCCATCCACATCATCTATTGAATCTGGAGTTCTGACGCAATTGTCACCAAGTAATGATCAATTGG GTGTCAGTGATCAGGAGCTTCAGGTGTTTCTCTCACAAAAAGGTTTAACCTCAACGTTTGCTGAAGATCTTTTAAAGACATTTAACCCTGATAACCTAGATATTAAGGAAGAAGATATAGATGGCACTACTGAGGATTTATTCAATGGCCTCGATAAGAATTTATCCACCGCCGATAAAAGCAATACACGCACATCCATCGCCAGCGGCCAGCAACCAACAGGCGAAACTAACAGTACAGAAACTGCTGGTGCCGTCAAAGAAGAAACCGATGCGGAACAAAACTCAGCCGATATAAAATCGGAAAATTTTCATGGAGATGAATATGATGATCGAGATAAATATGATGATGATCTGGAAGAGCCTTCGAAATTTAGCATACAAATGGATTCGAAACAACTGATTGCAGCTGTTAAAAATCTATCGCTTGAAGAACCCCCGCCCCATTGTTCCGTATTACATATAAATGCGCCACCGCCTTCGCCGCCAGATTGCCCGCCACAACGTCTTACCCGTGAACAACTACTGCCGCCCACACCATCCGTACATTTGGAGAATAAGAAACACGCTTTCAGTCCGCAACTGCAAGAGTTTTGCCTCAAGCATCCTATAGCTGTAGTACGTGGCTTGGCTGGTGCACTCAAATTAGATTTGGGTCTATTCTCCACCAAAACCCTCGTCGAGGCCAATCCCGATCATAGTGTTGAGGTACGCACACAAGTGCATCAGTCACCGGATGAGAACTGGGATGCGTCCCAAGCAAAACGTGTTTGGGCATGCATATCGCACCGTTCGCATACGACTATCGCAAAATATGCGCAATATCAGGCGTCCAGCTTTCAAGATAGTTTAAAG GATGAACATGATAAAGGACCAACTGGCGTACCAACAATGTCCGATTCAGATTCTAAAGATTCAGTGAGCAATTCCAACGTTAGTGGCAAGCggaaaaagcttaaaaatggcaacaaaatgttgag ATTTGGCACTAATGTCGATTTGTCGGATGAACGGAAATGGCGTTCACAACTTGCCGAATTGCAAAAACTGCCGGCATTTGCGCGCGTCATATCGGCCGCCAATATGTTGTCACATGTCGGTCATGTCATTTTGGGCATGAACACGGTGCAGTTGTACATGAAAGTGCCGGGTAGTCGTACACCGGGTCATCAGGAGAATAACAATTTCTGCTCGATAAATATAAACATTGGTCCGGGCGATTGTGAGTGGTTTGCCGTGCCCGATGCTTATTGGGGTGGTATACATAATCtgtgcgaaaaaaataatatcagctATTTGCACGGTTCGTGGTGGCCGGTGTTAGAAGACTTGTATAAGGAGAATATACCCGTTTATCGTTTCATACAACGGCCGGGCGACTTGGTTTGGGTCAATGCAGG TTGTGTACATTGGGTGCAGTCAGTCGGTTGGTGCAATAATATAGCATGGAATGTGGGCCCACTGACGGCGCGTCAATATTCCTTAGCGGTTGAACGTTATGAATGGAATAAACTGCAAAACTTCAAAAGTATTGTGCCCATGGTGCATCTCAGTTGGAATCTCGCTAGAAATATTAAGGTTTCAGACCCAAAACTGTTTGAGCTTGTCAA AATGTGTCTGCTGCAGACACTGAAAAATGTTGTGCACACCTTGGAGTATGTAAAATCGAAAGGTGTGGAAGTGCGCTTCCATGGGCGTGGAAAAAATGAAGCCTCACATTATTGTGGACAATGCGAG GTtgaagtttttaacattttatttatacgcgAACAAGAGAAGCGTCACGTTGTGCACTGTATGGCCTGTGCACGTAAGCTATCACCAAATTTGCAAGGCATCGTTTGTTTGGAGGAATATCGTTTAAGCGAACTTTTACAAATATACGATGCTTTCGCGTTGTATAAAGTACCACAGACACTGCCACAAAGTCCGAATTCGtcgaatatttaa
- the LOC105233575 gene encoding lysine-specific demethylase 6A isoform X2, which translates to MNVTSYSIGDLSIRAFRSLLYQDPNFLRASEAHLRIGLMLKVFGEYKLSLKHLKLAQIDNSPCTFSKLQIKFHIAHLYEVHNKHKAAKEAYEHLLNSKELTLELKADIYRQLGWMYHCVESLGDKKQRDNYAIICLQKSIEANPKSGQSLYLLGRCYAGINKVHDAFIAYRNSVEKSEGNADTWCSIGVLYQQQSQPTDALQAYICAVQLDKNHKAAWTNLGILYESCGQPRDAYACYLNATRSIKNNTQPKATVNDSKAGNLNLKLRTTGNLTSRECQGLGKGLSQRIKFLETQLAQAPMPSITSKRRQLCSIEEAWNLPISLEMSSRQQHQQATQVQQRQYGKSAHGSVIQGPPPPYPHTHQNINNVPTKRFKDEALQQTESGNRPAQPAFFLSQQQLQTLQFLQQNQSTLNHQEQALFQQLSSQYRLMQQYQQAMRQQNTCQLPQNVQAQQLQSPSLQPATGQPIHSTASSSLTTGNITEATSSTNAPPAYAGTRDDQTKAVVPKPSTSSIESGVLTQLSPSNDQLGVSDQELQVFLSQKGLTSTFAEDLLKTFNPDNLDIKEEDIDGTTEDLFNGLDKNLSTADKSNTRTSIASGQQPTGETNSTETAGAVKEETDAEQNSADIKSENFHGDEYDDRDKYDDDLEEPSKFSIQMDSKQLIAAVKNLSLEEPPPHCSVLHINAPPPSPPDCPPQRLTREQLLPPTPSVHLENKKHAFSPQLQEFCLKHPIAVVRGLAGALKLDLGLFSTKTLVEANPDHSVEVRTQVHQSPDENWDASQAKRVWACISHRSHTTIAKYAQYQASSFQDSLKDEHDKGPTGVPTMSDSDSKDSVSNSNVSGKRKKLKNGNKMLRFGTNVDLSDERKWRSQLAELQKLPAFARVISAANMLSHVGHVILGMNTVQLYMKVPGSRTPGHQENNNFCSININIGPGDCEWFAVPDAYWGGIHNLCEKNNISYLHGSWWPVLEDLYKENIPVYRFIQRPGDLVWVNAGCVHWVQSVGWCNNIAWNVGPLTARQYSLAVERYEWNKLQNFKSIVPMVHLSWNLARNIKVSDPKLFELVKMCLLQTLKNVVHTLEYVKSKGVEVRFHGRGKNEASHYCGQCEVEVFNILFIREQEKRHVVHCMACARKLSPNLQGIVCLEEYRLSELLQIYDAFALYKVPQTLPQSPNSSNI; encoded by the exons ATGAACGTTACTTCATACAGTATTGGTGATTT GTCTATTAGAGCGTTTAGAAGTTTACTTTATCAAGACCCGAATTTTTTGCGGGCTAGTGAAGCACATTTACGCATTGGGCTTATGCTAAAAGTCTTTGGGGAGTATAAACTATCACTTAAACATTTGAAGTTAGCCCAAATTGACAATTCTCCATGTACATTTTCTAAACTACaaa taaaatttcaCATTGCCCATCTATATGAAGTTCATAATAAGCATAAAGCGGCCAAAGAGGCCTACGAGCATCTTCTTAATAGTAAAGAGCTGACATTGGAATTGAAAGCAGATATATATAGACAattag GATGGATGTATCATTGTGTGGAATCATTAGGAGATAAAAAACAACGAGATAATTATGCAATAATATGTTTACAAAAGTCAATTGAAGCAAATCCGAAATCAGGACAATCACTGTATTTATTAGGCAGATGTTATGCGGGTATTAATAAAGTTCACGACGCATTCATAGCTTACAGAAACTCTGTGGAAAAGAGTGAAGGAAACGCCGATACATGGTGTTCTATcgg AGTATTATATCAGCAGCAAAGTCAACCGACAGACGCGCTTCAAGCGTATATATGTGCAGTTCAACTCGACAAGAATCATAAGGCGGCGTGGACAAACCTAGGAATATTGTATGAGAGTTGTGGTCAACCAAGAGATGCGTATGCATGTTATTTAAATGCAACAAgaagtataaaaaat AATACCCAACCAAAGGCTACAGTTAACGATAGCAAAGCTGGAAATTTAAATCTTAAACTACGTACCACAGGAAACTTAACTTCACGAGAGTGTCAAGGCTTGGGTAAAGGATTGTCTCAAcgtataaaatttttagaaactcAATTAGCCCAAGCGCCTATGCCAAGTATTACTTCAAAAAGAAGACAACTTTGTTCAATTGAAGAAGCTTGGAATTTACCAATTTCATTGGAAATGAGTTCGAGGCAACAACACCAGCAAGCTACACAAGTGCAGCAACGTCAATATGGCAAAAGTGCTCACGGTTCG GTAATTCAGGGCCCACCACCACCATATCCACATACACATCAGAATATAAATAATGTACCAACAAAGCGTTTCAAAGATGAAGCCCTCCAACAAACCGAGTCCGGCAATCGCCCAGCGCAACCGGCTTTCTTCCTTtcacagcaacaactacaaactttacaatttttgcaacaaaaccAAAGCACACTTAATCATCAAGAGCAGGCGTTGTTCCAACAACTCAGCAGTCAATATCGCCTTatgcaacaatatcaacaaGCAATGAGACAGCAGAACACGTGTCAATTGCCGCAAAATGTACAAGCGCAACAATTGCAATCGCCGTCGCTGCAACCAGCGACAGGACAACCTATACACTCCACAGCGTCATCTTCGTTAACGACTGGAAATATAACTGAAGCGACGTCGAGTACGAATGCACCTCCCGCATACGCTGGAACGCGTGATGATCAAACAAAAGCAGTCGTGCCGAAGCCATCCACATCATCTATTGAATCTGGAGTTCTGACGCAATTGTCACCAAGTAATGATCAATTGG GTGTCAGTGATCAGGAGCTTCAGGTGTTTCTCTCACAAAAAGGTTTAACCTCAACGTTTGCTGAAGATCTTTTAAAGACATTTAACCCTGATAACCTAGATATTAAGGAAGAAGATATAGATGGCACTACTGAGGATTTATTCAATGGCCTCGATAAGAATTTATCCACCGCCGATAAAAGCAATACACGCACATCCATCGCCAGCGGCCAGCAACCAACAGGCGAAACTAACAGTACAGAAACTGCTGGTGCCGTCAAAGAAGAAACCGATGCGGAACAAAACTCAGCCGATATAAAATCGGAAAATTTTCATGGAGATGAATATGATGATCGAGATAAATATGATGATGATCTGGAAGAGCCTTCGAAATTTAGCATACAAATGGATTCGAAACAACTGATTGCAGCTGTTAAAAATCTATCGCTTGAAGAACCCCCGCCCCATTGTTCCGTATTACATATAAATGCGCCACCGCCTTCGCCGCCAGATTGCCCGCCACAACGTCTTACCCGTGAACAACTACTGCCGCCCACACCATCCGTACATTTGGAGAATAAGAAACACGCTTTCAGTCCGCAACTGCAAGAGTTTTGCCTCAAGCATCCTATAGCTGTAGTACGTGGCTTGGCTGGTGCACTCAAATTAGATTTGGGTCTATTCTCCACCAAAACCCTCGTCGAGGCCAATCCCGATCATAGTGTTGAGGTACGCACACAAGTGCATCAGTCACCGGATGAGAACTGGGATGCGTCCCAAGCAAAACGTGTTTGGGCATGCATATCGCACCGTTCGCATACGACTATCGCAAAATATGCGCAATATCAGGCGTCCAGCTTTCAAGATAGTTTAAAG GATGAACATGATAAAGGACCAACTGGCGTACCAACAATGTCCGATTCAGATTCTAAAGATTCAGTGAGCAATTCCAACGTTAGTGGCAAGCggaaaaagcttaaaaatggcaacaaaatgttgag ATTTGGCACTAATGTCGATTTGTCGGATGAACGGAAATGGCGTTCACAACTTGCCGAATTGCAAAAACTGCCGGCATTTGCGCGCGTCATATCGGCCGCCAATATGTTGTCACATGTCGGTCATGTCATTTTGGGCATGAACACGGTGCAGTTGTACATGAAAGTGCCGGGTAGTCGTACACCGGGTCATCAGGAGAATAACAATTTCTGCTCGATAAATATAAACATTGGTCCGGGCGATTGTGAGTGGTTTGCCGTGCCCGATGCTTATTGGGGTGGTATACATAATCtgtgcgaaaaaaataatatcagctATTTGCACGGTTCGTGGTGGCCGGTGTTAGAAGACTTGTATAAGGAGAATATACCCGTTTATCGTTTCATACAACGGCCGGGCGACTTGGTTTGGGTCAATGCAGG TTGTGTACATTGGGTGCAGTCAGTCGGTTGGTGCAATAATATAGCATGGAATGTGGGCCCACTGACGGCGCGTCAATATTCCTTAGCGGTTGAACGTTATGAATGGAATAAACTGCAAAACTTCAAAAGTATTGTGCCCATGGTGCATCTCAGTTGGAATCTCGCTAGAAATATTAAGGTTTCAGACCCAAAACTGTTTGAGCTTGTCAA AATGTGTCTGCTGCAGACACTGAAAAATGTTGTGCACACCTTGGAGTATGTAAAATCGAAAGGTGTGGAAGTGCGCTTCCATGGGCGTGGAAAAAATGAAGCCTCACATTATTGTGGACAATGCGAG GTtgaagtttttaacattttatttatacgcgAACAAGAGAAGCGTCACGTTGTGCACTGTATGGCCTGTGCACGTAAGCTATCACCAAATTTGCAAGGCATCGTTTGTTTGGAGGAATATCGTTTAAGCGAACTTTTACAAATATACGATGCTTTCGCGTTGTATAAAGTACCACAGACACTGCCACAAAGTCCGAATTCGtcgaatatttaa
- the LOC105233575 gene encoding lysine-specific demethylase 6A isoform X1, translating into MDFDAEDNLTVEEMHFIADLDSRQFGFLKLTAPENAAIRIIVERAVKILQKVIISRKEEEQREKLAIKSEDVPEESNSHVMKTEQGSDELFQENSTQVPVDLPSPQKKEDESANQTSAETPTTNQESGKDKNKISVDVLTYCKLGHLHLLLDEYDEALAAYQKYYQLCPKNWKNLPFLYGLGMVYFHFNAFRWSIRAFRSLLYQDPNFLRASEAHLRIGLMLKVFGEYKLSLKHLKLAQIDNSPCTFSKLQIKFHIAHLYEVHNKHKAAKEAYEHLLNSKELTLELKADIYRQLGWMYHCVESLGDKKQRDNYAIICLQKSIEANPKSGQSLYLLGRCYAGINKVHDAFIAYRNSVEKSEGNADTWCSIGVLYQQQSQPTDALQAYICAVQLDKNHKAAWTNLGILYESCGQPRDAYACYLNATRSIKNNTQPKATVNDSKAGNLNLKLRTTGNLTSRECQGLGKGLSQRIKFLETQLAQAPMPSITSKRRQLCSIEEAWNLPISLEMSSRQQHQQATQVQQRQYGKSAHGSVIQGPPPPYPHTHQNINNVPTKRFKDEALQQTESGNRPAQPAFFLSQQQLQTLQFLQQNQSTLNHQEQALFQQLSSQYRLMQQYQQAMRQQNTCQLPQNVQAQQLQSPSLQPATGQPIHSTASSSLTTGNITEATSSTNAPPAYAGTRDDQTKAVVPKPSTSSIESGVLTQLSPSNDQLGVSDQELQVFLSQKGLTSTFAEDLLKTFNPDNLDIKEEDIDGTTEDLFNGLDKNLSTADKSNTRTSIASGQQPTGETNSTETAGAVKEETDAEQNSADIKSENFHGDEYDDRDKYDDDLEEPSKFSIQMDSKQLIAAVKNLSLEEPPPHCSVLHINAPPPSPPDCPPQRLTREQLLPPTPSVHLENKKHAFSPQLQEFCLKHPIAVVRGLAGALKLDLGLFSTKTLVEANPDHSVEVRTQVHQSPDENWDASQAKRVWACISHRSHTTIAKYAQYQASSFQDSLKDEHDKGPTGVPTMSDSDSKDSVSNSNVSGKRKKLKNGNKMLRFGTNVDLSDERKWRSQLAELQKLPAFARVISAANMLSHVGHVILGMNTVQLYMKVPGSRTPGHQENNNFCSININIGPGDCEWFAVPDAYWGGIHNLCEKNNISYLHGSWWPVLEDLYKENIPVYRFIQRPGDLVWVNAGCVHWVQSVGWCNNIAWNVGPLTARQYSLAVERYEWNKLQNFKSIVPMVHLSWNLARNIKVSDPKLFELVKMCLLQTLKNVVHTLEYVKSKGVEVRFHGRGKNEASHYCGQCEVEVFNILFIREQEKRHVVHCMACARKLSPNLQGIVCLEEYRLSELLQIYDAFALYKVPQTLPQSPNSSNI; encoded by the exons atggattttgatgcTGAGGACAATCTTACCGTGGAGGAAATGCACTTTATAGCCGACTTGGACAG TCGCCAGTTTGGTTTTCTCAAATTGACAGCGCCTGAAAATGCAGCCATACGTATCATTGTTGAGCGTGCAGTGAAAATCTTACAAAAGGTTATTATATCAAGAAAAGAAGAGGAGCAAAGGGAAAAATTAGCAATAAAATCAGAGGATGTGCCTGAAGAATCAAACTCACATGTGATGAAGACAGAGCAGGGAAGTGATGAACTGTTTCAGGAAAACAGTACCCAAGTGCCTGTTGACTTACCAAGTCCCCAAAAGAAAGAAGACGAAAGTGCTAATCAAACATCTGCGGAAACTCCTACCACTAATCAGGAGAGTggtaaagataaaaataaaatttccgtAGATGTTTTGACTTATTGTAAGCTGGGACACCTTCATTTACTTCTTGATGAGTATGACGAAG CGCTTGCAGCTTATCAAAAGTATTATCAACTTTGTCCGAAGAACTGGAAaaatttgccttttctgtatggCCTTGGGATGgtttatttccattttaatgCATTTAGATG GTCTATTAGAGCGTTTAGAAGTTTACTTTATCAAGACCCGAATTTTTTGCGGGCTAGTGAAGCACATTTACGCATTGGGCTTATGCTAAAAGTCTTTGGGGAGTATAAACTATCACTTAAACATTTGAAGTTAGCCCAAATTGACAATTCTCCATGTACATTTTCTAAACTACaaa taaaatttcaCATTGCCCATCTATATGAAGTTCATAATAAGCATAAAGCGGCCAAAGAGGCCTACGAGCATCTTCTTAATAGTAAAGAGCTGACATTGGAATTGAAAGCAGATATATATAGACAattag GATGGATGTATCATTGTGTGGAATCATTAGGAGATAAAAAACAACGAGATAATTATGCAATAATATGTTTACAAAAGTCAATTGAAGCAAATCCGAAATCAGGACAATCACTGTATTTATTAGGCAGATGTTATGCGGGTATTAATAAAGTTCACGACGCATTCATAGCTTACAGAAACTCTGTGGAAAAGAGTGAAGGAAACGCCGATACATGGTGTTCTATcgg AGTATTATATCAGCAGCAAAGTCAACCGACAGACGCGCTTCAAGCGTATATATGTGCAGTTCAACTCGACAAGAATCATAAGGCGGCGTGGACAAACCTAGGAATATTGTATGAGAGTTGTGGTCAACCAAGAGATGCGTATGCATGTTATTTAAATGCAACAAgaagtataaaaaat AATACCCAACCAAAGGCTACAGTTAACGATAGCAAAGCTGGAAATTTAAATCTTAAACTACGTACCACAGGAAACTTAACTTCACGAGAGTGTCAAGGCTTGGGTAAAGGATTGTCTCAAcgtataaaatttttagaaactcAATTAGCCCAAGCGCCTATGCCAAGTATTACTTCAAAAAGAAGACAACTTTGTTCAATTGAAGAAGCTTGGAATTTACCAATTTCATTGGAAATGAGTTCGAGGCAACAACACCAGCAAGCTACACAAGTGCAGCAACGTCAATATGGCAAAAGTGCTCACGGTTCG GTAATTCAGGGCCCACCACCACCATATCCACATACACATCAGAATATAAATAATGTACCAACAAAGCGTTTCAAAGATGAAGCCCTCCAACAAACCGAGTCCGGCAATCGCCCAGCGCAACCGGCTTTCTTCCTTtcacagcaacaactacaaactttacaatttttgcaacaaaaccAAAGCACACTTAATCATCAAGAGCAGGCGTTGTTCCAACAACTCAGCAGTCAATATCGCCTTatgcaacaatatcaacaaGCAATGAGACAGCAGAACACGTGTCAATTGCCGCAAAATGTACAAGCGCAACAATTGCAATCGCCGTCGCTGCAACCAGCGACAGGACAACCTATACACTCCACAGCGTCATCTTCGTTAACGACTGGAAATATAACTGAAGCGACGTCGAGTACGAATGCACCTCCCGCATACGCTGGAACGCGTGATGATCAAACAAAAGCAGTCGTGCCGAAGCCATCCACATCATCTATTGAATCTGGAGTTCTGACGCAATTGTCACCAAGTAATGATCAATTGG GTGTCAGTGATCAGGAGCTTCAGGTGTTTCTCTCACAAAAAGGTTTAACCTCAACGTTTGCTGAAGATCTTTTAAAGACATTTAACCCTGATAACCTAGATATTAAGGAAGAAGATATAGATGGCACTACTGAGGATTTATTCAATGGCCTCGATAAGAATTTATCCACCGCCGATAAAAGCAATACACGCACATCCATCGCCAGCGGCCAGCAACCAACAGGCGAAACTAACAGTACAGAAACTGCTGGTGCCGTCAAAGAAGAAACCGATGCGGAACAAAACTCAGCCGATATAAAATCGGAAAATTTTCATGGAGATGAATATGATGATCGAGATAAATATGATGATGATCTGGAAGAGCCTTCGAAATTTAGCATACAAATGGATTCGAAACAACTGATTGCAGCTGTTAAAAATCTATCGCTTGAAGAACCCCCGCCCCATTGTTCCGTATTACATATAAATGCGCCACCGCCTTCGCCGCCAGATTGCCCGCCACAACGTCTTACCCGTGAACAACTACTGCCGCCCACACCATCCGTACATTTGGAGAATAAGAAACACGCTTTCAGTCCGCAACTGCAAGAGTTTTGCCTCAAGCATCCTATAGCTGTAGTACGTGGCTTGGCTGGTGCACTCAAATTAGATTTGGGTCTATTCTCCACCAAAACCCTCGTCGAGGCCAATCCCGATCATAGTGTTGAGGTACGCACACAAGTGCATCAGTCACCGGATGAGAACTGGGATGCGTCCCAAGCAAAACGTGTTTGGGCATGCATATCGCACCGTTCGCATACGACTATCGCAAAATATGCGCAATATCAGGCGTCCAGCTTTCAAGATAGTTTAAAG GATGAACATGATAAAGGACCAACTGGCGTACCAACAATGTCCGATTCAGATTCTAAAGATTCAGTGAGCAATTCCAACGTTAGTGGCAAGCggaaaaagcttaaaaatggcaacaaaatgttgag ATTTGGCACTAATGTCGATTTGTCGGATGAACGGAAATGGCGTTCACAACTTGCCGAATTGCAAAAACTGCCGGCATTTGCGCGCGTCATATCGGCCGCCAATATGTTGTCACATGTCGGTCATGTCATTTTGGGCATGAACACGGTGCAGTTGTACATGAAAGTGCCGGGTAGTCGTACACCGGGTCATCAGGAGAATAACAATTTCTGCTCGATAAATATAAACATTGGTCCGGGCGATTGTGAGTGGTTTGCCGTGCCCGATGCTTATTGGGGTGGTATACATAATCtgtgcgaaaaaaataatatcagctATTTGCACGGTTCGTGGTGGCCGGTGTTAGAAGACTTGTATAAGGAGAATATACCCGTTTATCGTTTCATACAACGGCCGGGCGACTTGGTTTGGGTCAATGCAGG TTGTGTACATTGGGTGCAGTCAGTCGGTTGGTGCAATAATATAGCATGGAATGTGGGCCCACTGACGGCGCGTCAATATTCCTTAGCGGTTGAACGTTATGAATGGAATAAACTGCAAAACTTCAAAAGTATTGTGCCCATGGTGCATCTCAGTTGGAATCTCGCTAGAAATATTAAGGTTTCAGACCCAAAACTGTTTGAGCTTGTCAA AATGTGTCTGCTGCAGACACTGAAAAATGTTGTGCACACCTTGGAGTATGTAAAATCGAAAGGTGTGGAAGTGCGCTTCCATGGGCGTGGAAAAAATGAAGCCTCACATTATTGTGGACAATGCGAG GTtgaagtttttaacattttatttatacgcgAACAAGAGAAGCGTCACGTTGTGCACTGTATGGCCTGTGCACGTAAGCTATCACCAAATTTGCAAGGCATCGTTTGTTTGGAGGAATATCGTTTAAGCGAACTTTTACAAATATACGATGCTTTCGCGTTGTATAAAGTACCACAGACACTGCCACAAAGTCCGAATTCGtcgaatatttaa